The Methanobacterium lacus genome includes a region encoding these proteins:
- a CDS encoding AbrB/MazE/SpoVT family DNA-binding domain-containing protein produces the protein MKCKRRLVYCNEKFHVILPNEWVKKVGLKKGGHVTLEIDENDFNRLIIKKSYE, from the coding sequence ATGAAGTGCAAACGTAGACTTGTATACTGTAACGAAAAGTTCCATGTTATATTGCCAAATGAATGGGTTAAAAAGGTAGGCCTAAAAAAAGGTGGGCATGTAACTTTAGAAATTGATGAAAACGATTTTAATAGGTTAATTATAAAAAAGAGCTACGAATGA